A single window of Gossypium arboreum isolate Shixiya-1 chromosome 13, ASM2569848v2, whole genome shotgun sequence DNA harbors:
- the LOC108461910 gene encoding large ribosomal RNA subunit accumulation protein YCED homolog 1, chloroplastic isoform X2, whose translation MGSPWEGAVIYSRKPSVTHMEYCTTLERLGLGKLSSDISKSRASVMGLRVTKDVKDYPNGTPVQISIDVTRKKQKTRLDGIIKTVISLGCNRCGEPAAECIFSNFSLLLSEEPTEEPEIIDMEASFKEGFKSFNGSNQWVQEDDDDASIDWDDRLYFPLEEKEIDISKHIRDLVHLEITINAICDPRCKGICLKCGTNLNTSSCSCKEDVEKKDYGPLGNLRKQMQQKSSYSQ comes from the exons ATGGGGTCACCGTGGGAAGGGGCAGTTATATACAGCAGAAAACCTTCTGTTACTCATATGGAGTATTGCACAACCTTAGAGAGACTTGGTTTAGGAAAGCTGTCTAGTGATATCTCAAAATCTAGGGCGTCAGTGATGGGATTAAGGGTCACAAAGGATGTCAAAGATTATCCAAATGGAACACCTGTTCAGATCTCCATTGATGTAACAAGAAAGAAGCAAAAGACGAGGCTTGATGGGATCATTAAAACCGTCATCAGTCTCGGTTGCAACAG GTGTGGTGAGCCTGCTGCTGAGTGCATATTCTCCAATTTCTCACTTCTACTAAGCGAAGAGCCCACTGAAGAACCTGAAATTATCGATATGGAAGCAAGCTTTAAGGAAGGTTTTAAATCTTTTAATGGAAGTAACCAATGGGTGCAGGAAGACGATGACGATGCATCGATTGATTGGGATGATCGGCTTTATTTCCCTCTTGAAGAAAAAGAAATCGATATTTCAAAGCATATACGAGACTTGGTGCATTTGGAAATTACTATTAATGCGATATGTGATCCAAGATGCAAGGGTATATGTTTGAAATGTGGTACAAATTTGAATACTAGTAGTTGCAGTTGTAAAGAAGATGTAGAAAAGAAGGATTATGGTCCTCTTGGAAACTTAAGGAAGCAAATGCAGCAGAAATCATCCTATAGCCAATAG
- the LOC108463725 gene encoding transmembrane 9 superfamily member 8-like isoform X1 encodes MESGSRSMHRLTATIIWPILFLFLIHAAHCFYLPGVAPEDFQKGDPLKVKVNKLTSIKTQLPYSYYSLPFCPPEKIVDSAENLGEVLRGDRIENSPYVFKMREPHMCTVLCRITLDAKTAKLFKEKIDDEYRVNMILDNLPLVVPIRRLDQDSSTVYQLGYHVGLKGQYSGSKEEKYFIHNHLAFTVKYHRDPQTDSARIVGFEVKPYSIKHEYEGKWNEKSRLTTCDPHNKRTVVNSNTPQEVEAKKEIIFTYDVEYQESDVKWASRWDAYLLMNDDQIHWFSIVNSLMIVLFLSGMVAMIMLRTLYRDISRYNELETQEEAQEETGWKLVHGDVFRPPSNSDLLCVYVGTGVQFLGMVLVTMIFAVFGFLSPSNRGGLMTAMLLLWVFMGIFAGYASARLYKMFKGAEWKKLAFRTACMFPGIVFAIFFVLNAIIWGQKSSGAVPFGTMFALVLMWFGISVPLVFVGGYVGFKKPAIEDPVKTNKIPRQIPEQAWYMNPTFSILIGGILPFGAVFIELFFILTSIWLNQFYYIFGFLFLVFIILLITCAEITIVLCYFQLCSEDYLWWWRSYLTSGSSALYLFLYATFYFFTKLEITKLVSGLLYFGYMLIASYAFFVLTGTIGFYACFWFTRLIYSSVKID; translated from the exons ATGGAATCTGGATCCAGATCTATGCACCGATTAACTGCCACCATCATATGGCCGATTCTCTTCCTTTTCCTGATCCATGCCGCTCACTGCTTCTACCTCCCCGGTGTTGCCCCCGAGGACTTCCAGAAG GGAGATCCTTTGAAGGTGAAAGTGAACAAATTGACATCTATAAAGACTCAACTTCCTTACTCGTACTATTCGCTTCCTTTTTGTCCACCTGAAAAGATTGTTGACAGTGCAGAGAATCTTGGGGAAGTGCTTCGTGGTGACCGAATTGAAAACTCTCCTTATGTG TTTAAAATGCGAGAGCCACATATGTGTACTGTTCTTTGCCGCATTACACTTGATGCCAAAACTGCAAAGCTATTTAAGGAGAAGATTGATGATGAATATcgagtcaatat GATACTGGATAACCTTCCCCTTGTTGTCCCCATTAGAAGATTAGATCAGGATTCTTCTACTGTTTATCAGCTTGGCTACCATGTTGGGCTCAAAGGGCAATATAGTGGG AGCAAGGAAGAAAAATATTTCATTCACAACCATTTAGCATTTACTGTCAAATATCATAGGGATCCGCAAACTGACTCTGCTAGAATTGTGGGTTTTGAGGTTAAACCATACAG TATTAAACATGAATATGAGGGGAAATGGAATGAAAAAAGTCGTTTAACAACATGCGACCCCCATAATAAACGCACAGTTGTTAATTCTAACACTCCTCAAGAAGTTGAAGCAAAAAAGGAGATAATATTCACCTATGATGTTGAATACCAG GAGAGTGATGTGAAGTGGGCATCTAGGTGGGATGCATATCTTTTAATGAATGATGACCAAATACACTGGTTCTCAATTGTCAATTCTTTGATGATTGTTCTCTTCCTTTCGGGAATGGTAGCAATGATCATGCTAAGGACACTATACCGTGACATTTCTAGGTATAACGAACTTGAGACTCAGGAAGAAGCCCAAGAAGAGACAGGATGGAAGCTTGTCCATGGGGATGTTTTCAGGCCTCCATCTAATTCTGATCTACTCTGTGTCTATGTTGGCACCGGTGTTCAATTTTTGGGCATGGTACTTGTTACCATGATCTTTGCCGTTTTTGGATTTCTTTCCCCTTCAAACCGAGGTGGTCTGATGACAGCTATGCTTTTACTTTGGGTCTTCATGGGCATTTTTGCGGGCTATGCTTCTGCACGTCTGTACAAAATGTTTAAAGGAGCAGAATGGAAGAAATTAGCTTTTAGGACTGCGTGCATGTTCCCAGGCATTGTCTTTGCCATCTTCTTTGTCTTAAATGCAATTATATGGGGCCAGAAGTCTTCTGGGGCCGTGCCTTTTGGGACAATGTTTGCTCTGGTCCTCATGTGGTTCGGAATTTCAGTTCCACTTGTTTTTGTGGGTGGTTATGTTGGGTTCAAGAAGCCAGCAATTGAGGATCCTGTGAAGACGAACAAAATCCCAAGGCAGATCCCAGAGCAAGCTTGGTATATGAACCCGACTTTTTCTATTCTGATCGGAGGAATTCTTCCATTCGGAGCTGTTTTCATCGAGCTGTTCTTCATTCTCACCTCAATCTGGCTGAACCAGTTCTACTACATCTTTGGTTTCCTGTTCTTGGTATTCATTATCCTCCTTATCACTTGTGCTGAAATAACCATTGTGCTTTGCTACTTCCAATTATGCAGTGAGGATTATCTGTGGTGGTGGAGATCATATCTCACATCCGGCTCTTCGGCTTTGTACCTATTCCTCTACGCTACATTCTATTTCTTCACAAAGCTTGAGATCACTAAGCTGGTTTCGGGGCTCCTGTACTTTGGGTACATGCTAATCGCTTCGTATGCATTTTTTGTGCTAACGGGCACCATCGGATTTTATGCGTGCTTTTGGTTCACAAGACTTATCTACTCATCTGTCAAGATTGATTAG
- the LOC108461910 gene encoding large ribosomal RNA subunit accumulation protein YCED homolog 1, chloroplastic isoform X1, protein MSLLMSSSCLSFPSNFNPFKTCDMKFRQPSVSSSLCSFVDHYKFSCNVAVNNHKIFRNKSLNVLKPVKISINQNSQPFTDDDDDTITFDWEDEEDIEDMGSPWEGAVIYSRKPSVTHMEYCTTLERLGLGKLSSDISKSRASVMGLRVTKDVKDYPNGTPVQISIDVTRKKQKTRLDGIIKTVISLGCNRCGEPAAECIFSNFSLLLSEEPTEEPEIIDMEASFKEGFKSFNGSNQWVQEDDDDASIDWDDRLYFPLEEKEIDISKHIRDLVHLEITINAICDPRCKGICLKCGTNLNTSSCSCKEDVEKKDYGPLGNLRKQMQQKSSYSQ, encoded by the exons ATGTCTCTCTTGATGTCGTCATCCTGCTTAAgttttccttcaaattttaatccatttaaaacATGTGATATGAAATTCCGACAACCTTCTGTATCGAGTTCATTGTGTTCTTTTGTTGATCACTACAAATTTTCTTGCAACGTGGCCGTAAATAACCATAAAATCTTTAGAAACAAGTCTCTGAATGTTTTGAAGCCTGTTAAAATTTCTATTAACCAAAATAGTCAGCCTTTCACCGATGACGATGACGATACCATAACTTTTGATTGGGAGGATGAAGAAGATATTGAAGACATGGGGTCACCGTGGGAAGGGGCAGTTATATACAGCAGAAAACCTTCTGTTACTCATATGGAGTATTGCACAACCTTAGAGAGACTTGGTTTAGGAAAGCTGTCTAGTGATATCTCAAAATCTAGGGCGTCAGTGATGGGATTAAGGGTCACAAAGGATGTCAAAGATTATCCAAATGGAACACCTGTTCAGATCTCCATTGATGTAACAAGAAAGAAGCAAAAGACGAGGCTTGATGGGATCATTAAAACCGTCATCAGTCTCGGTTGCAACAG GTGTGGTGAGCCTGCTGCTGAGTGCATATTCTCCAATTTCTCACTTCTACTAAGCGAAGAGCCCACTGAAGAACCTGAAATTATCGATATGGAAGCAAGCTTTAAGGAAGGTTTTAAATCTTTTAATGGAAGTAACCAATGGGTGCAGGAAGACGATGACGATGCATCGATTGATTGGGATGATCGGCTTTATTTCCCTCTTGAAGAAAAAGAAATCGATATTTCAAAGCATATACGAGACTTGGTGCATTTGGAAATTACTATTAATGCGATATGTGATCCAAGATGCAAGGGTATATGTTTGAAATGTGGTACAAATTTGAATACTAGTAGTTGCAGTTGTAAAGAAGATGTAGAAAAGAAGGATTATGGTCCTCTTGGAAACTTAAGGAAGCAAATGCAGCAGAAATCATCCTATAGCCAATAG
- the LOC108461609 gene encoding probable steroid-binding protein 3: MDLTPQQLIQFNGSDPSKPIYVAINGRIYDVTAGKSFYGPGGAYAMFAGKDASRALAKMSKNEEDVCPNLDGLSEKEMDVLNDWVKKFEAKYPVVGRVVS; the protein is encoded by the coding sequence ATGGATCTTACACCTCAGCAACTTATCCAATTCAACGGCTCCGACCCATCCAAGCCCATCTACGTTGCAATCAATGGTCGCATCTACGATGTCACCGCCGGCAAATCCTTCTACGGTCCTGGTGGTGCCTACGCCATGTTCGCCGGCAAAGATGCCAGCAGAGCTCTTGCAAAGATGAGCAAGAACGAAGAAGATGTCTGTCCCAACCTTGACGGCCTCTCTGAAAAGGAGATGGATGTCCTTAACGATTGGGTCAAGAAATTTGAAGCTAAGTACCCTGTTGTCGGCCGCGTTGTCTCCTGA
- the LOC108463728 gene encoding ubiquitin C-terminal hydrolase 22-like — protein MCLRSSSYTSPKPCKHLADYKLRHAFNGYDSLQNCLKTTPIGRTRVDNHNTKTPRCNFCNGYQGRLYICLMCSSISCSTHILLHTQSKSGHDVAIDIERSELYCCLCCDQVYDPDFDKVVVSEQIKGSCPGRSNKRRRLNSGMELDLKKSKQLIAMRDGRAKSCYPLGLRGLNNLGNTCFMNSVLQALLHAPPLRNYFLSDHHNRDECKRRYGEKLCLLCDIGALVSAMFSGDRSPYSPAQFLYSWWQHSSNLASYEEQDAHEFFISVLDGIHEKESKVRNSSKDDGDCQCIAHRAFSGLLRSDVTCTTCGFTSTTYDPCVDISLNLDTVNSSAAEKTGLSTLSGCLNLFTRAERLGSDSKLHCQNCQELRDTSKQLSISRLPLVLCLHIKRFEHSLIRKTSRKIDQYLQFPFALDMTPYLSSSIVRSRFGNRMFAFECENTDSSAEYEIFAVIAHSGMLESGHYVTYLHVNNQWYKCDDAWICEVDEGIVRASQCYMLFYVQKLLYYKANKDLSCNVSVESR, from the exons ATGTGCTTAAGGAGCTCTTCGTACACAAGCCCCAAACCCTGCAAACACCTAGCAGATTACAAGCTCAGGCATGCTTTCAATGGCTATGATTCCCTCCAAAATTGCCTCAAAACCACCCCAATTGGAAGAACTAGAGTTGATAATCACAATACTAAAACACCCAGATGCAATTTCTGTAATGGGTATCAAGGCAGGCTTTATATTTGTTTGATGTGCTCATCCATATCATGTTCGACCCACATTCTTTTGCATACCCAATCCAAGTCCGGCCATGACGTAGCGATCGACATCGAAAGATCGGAGCTTTATTGCTGTTTGTGTTGTGATCAGGTATACGATCCTGATTTCGACAAGGTTGTCGTGTCTGAACAAATCAAGGGCTCCTGTCCTGGGAGATCGAACAAGAGGAGGAGATTAAATTCAGGGATGGAATTGGATTTGAAGAAGTCGAAACAGTTGATTGCAATGAGAGATGGGAGAGCTAAATCGTGTTATCCATTGGGATTAAGGGGATTAAACAATTTGGGTAATACTTGTTTTATGAACTCAGTGTTGCAGGCTTTGCTTCATGCTCCTCCTTTGAGGAATTATTTCTTGAGTGATCACCATAACCGTGATGAATGCAAGAGAAGATATGGTGAAAAGCTATGCTTGCTTTGTGATATTGGTGCTCTTGTTTCAGCTATGTTCTCGGGTGATCGATCCCCTTACAGTCCAGCTCAGTTTCTTTACAG TTGGTGGCAGCATTCATCGAATTTAGCTAGTTATGAGGAGCAGGATGCTCATGAATTCTTCATTTCAGTTTTAGATGGGATCCATGAGAAAGAAAGCAAAGTAAGAAACTCTAGCAAAG ATGATGGAGATTGCCAATGCATTGCTCATAGGGCATTCTCGGGGTTGTTGAGATCTGATGTCACTTGTACGACTTGTGGATTTACTTCCACAACTTACGATCCTTGTGTTGATATTTCACTCAACTTGGACACAGTTAACTCATCTGCAGCTGAGAAGACGGGTTTGTCTACTCTATCAGGTTGCCTGAATTTGTTTACGAGAGCAGAGAGGTTAGGTTCTGACTCGAAACTCCATTGTCAGAATTGTCAAGAGCTACGGGACACATCGAAGCAACTGTCTATTAGTAGACTCCCATTGGTGCTTTGTTTACACATAAAGAGATTTGAACACTCTTTAATCCGAAAAACATCAAGGAAAATCGATCAATATTTGCAGTTCCCTTTCGCATTGGACATGACCCCATATTTGTCATCCTCGATTGTTAGAAGCAGGTTCGGGAATAGAATGTTTGCTTTCGAATGTGAAAACACCGATAGTTCAGCTGAATACGAGATATTTGCTGTGATTGCTCATTCGGGAATGCTGGAATCTGGGCATTATGTGACGTATCTGCATGTAAACAACCAGTGGTATAAATGCGATGATGCTTGGATATGTGAAGTTGATGAGGGGATAGTGAGAGCTTCACAGTGTTATATGTTGTTCTATGTTCAGAAACTGCTTTACTACAAAGCAAATAAGGATTTAAGTTGCAATGTGAGTGTAGAGTCCAGATGA
- the LOC108463726 gene encoding transmembrane 9 superfamily member 8-like, whose translation MESRSRSMHKLTAKICPFLFLFLAHAAHCFYLPGVAPEDFHKGDPLKVKVNKLTSIKTQLPYSYYSLPFCPPKRIVDSTENLGEVLRGDRIENSPYVFKMREPQMCTVLCRITLDAKTAKQFKEKIDDEYRVNMILDNLPLVVPIRRSDQDSSTVYQLGYHVGLKGQYSGSKEERYFIHNHLAFTVKYHRDPQTDSARIVGFEVKPYSIKHEYEGEWNEKSRLTTCDPHNKRTVVSSNTPQEVEAKKEIIFTYDVEYQESDVKWASRWDAYLLMNDDQIHWFSIVNSLMIVLFLSGMVAMIMLRTLYRDISRYNELETQEEAQEETGWKLVHGDVFRPPSNSDLLCVYVGTGVQFLGMVLVTMIFAVFGFLSPSNRGGLMTAMLLLWVFMGIFAGYASARLYKMFKGAEWKKLAFRTACMFPGIVFAIFFVLNAIIWGQKSSGAVPFGTMFALVLMWFGISVPLVFVGGYVGFKKPAIEDPVKTNKIPRQIPDQAWYMNPTFSILIGGILPFGAVFIELFFILTSIWLNQFYYIFGFLFLVFIILLITCAEITIVLCYFQLCSEDYLWWWRSYLTSGSSALYLFLYATFYFFTKLEITKLVSGLLYFGYMLIASYAFFVLTGTIGFYACFWFTRLIYSSVKID comes from the exons GGAGATCCTTTGAAGGTGAAAGTGAACAAATTGACGTCTATAAAGACTCAGCTTCCTTATTCATACTATTCGCTTCCTTTTTGCCCACCTAAAAGGATAGTTGACAGCACTGAGAATCTTGGAGAAGTGCTTCGTGGTGATCGAATTGAAAACTCTCCTTATGTG TTTAAAATGCGAGAGCCACAAATGTGTACTGTTCTTTGCCGCATTACACTTGATGCCAAAACTGCAAAGCAGTTTAAGGAGAAGATTGATGATGAATATCGAGTCAATAT GATACTGGACAACCTCCCCCTTGTTGTTCCCATTAGAAGATCAGATCAAGACTCTTCTACTGTTTATCAGCTTGGCTACCATGTTGGGCTCAAAGGCCAATACAGTGGG AGCAAGGAAGAAAGATATTTCATTCACAACCATTTAGCATTTACCGTCAAGTATCATAGGGATCCACAAACTGACTCTGCTAGAATTGTGGGTTTTGAGGTTAAACCATACAG TATTAAACATGAATATGAGGGGGAATGGAATGAAAAAAGTCGTTTAACAACATGCGATCCCCATAATAAACGCACAGTTGTTAGTTCTAACACTCCTCAAGAAGTTGAAGCAAAAAAGGAGATAATATTCACCTATGATGTTGAATACCAG GAGAGTGATGTGAAGTGGGCATCTAGGTGGGATGCATATCTTTTAATGAATGATGACCAAATACACTGGTTCTCAATTGTCAATTCTTTGATGATTGTTCTCTTCCTTTCGGGAATGGTTGCAATGATCATGCTAAGGACACTATACCGTGACATTTCTAGGTATAACGAACTTGAGACTCAGGAAGAAGCCCAAGAAGAGACAGGATGGAAGCTTGTCCATGGGGATGTTTTCAGGCCTCCATCTAATTCTGATCTACTCTGTGTCTATGTTGGCACTGGTGTTCAATTTTTGGGCATGGTACTTGTTACCATGATCTTTGCTGTTTTTGGATTTCTTTCCCCTTCAAACCGAGGTGGTTTGATGACAGCTATGCTTTTACTTTGGGTCTTCATGGGCATTTTTGCGGGCTATGCTTCTGCCCGTCTGTACAAAATGTTTAAAGGAGCAGAATGGAAGAAATTAGCTTTTAGGACTGCGTGCATGTTCCCAGGCATTGTCTTTGCCATCTTCTTTGTCTTAAATGCAATTATATGGGGCCAGAAGTCTTCTGGGGCCGTGCCTTTTGGGACAATGTTTGCTCTGGTCCTCATGTGGTTCGGAATTTCGGTTCCACTTGTTTTTGTGGGTGGTTATGTTGGGTTCAAGAAGCCAGCAATTGAGGATCCTGTGAAGACGAACAAAATCCCAAGGCAAATCCCAGACCAAGCTTGGTATATGAACCCGACATTCTCTATTCTGATCGGAGGAATACTTCCATTTGGAGCTGTTTTCATCGAGCTGTTCTTCATTCTCACCTCAATCTGGCTGAACCAGTTCTACTACATCTTTGGTTTCCTGTTCTTGGTATTCATTATCCTCCTTATCACTTGTGCTGAAATTACCATTGTGCTTTGCTACTTCCAATTATGCAGTGAAGATTATCTGTGGTGGTGGAGATCATATCTCACATCCGGCTCCTCGGCTTTGTACCTCTTCCTCTACGCTACATTTTATTTCTTCACAAAGCTTGAGATCACTAAGCTGGTTTCGGGGCTCCTATACTTTGGGTACATGCTAATCGCTTCGTATGCATTTTTTGTGCTAACGGGCACCATCGGATTTTATGCGTGCTTTTGGTTCACGAGACTTATCTACTCATCTGTCAAGATCGATTAG
- the LOC108463725 gene encoding transmembrane 9 superfamily member 8-like isoform X2 translates to MESGSRSMHRLTATIIWPILFLFLIHAAHCFYLPGVAPEDFQKGDPLKVKVNKLTSIKTQLPYSYYSLPFCPPEKIVDSAENLGEVLRGDRIENSPYVFKMREPHMCTVLCRITLDAKTAKLFKEKIDDEYRVNMILDNLPLVVPIRRLDQDSSTVYQLGYHVGLKGQYSGSKEEKYFIHNHLAFTVKYHRDPQTDSARIVGFEVKPYSIKHEYEGKWNEKSRLTTCDPHNKRTVVNSNTPQEVEAKKEIIFTYDVEYQESDVKWASRYNELETQEEAQEETGWKLVHGDVFRPPSNSDLLCVYVGTGVQFLGMVLVTMIFAVFGFLSPSNRGGLMTAMLLLWVFMGIFAGYASARLYKMFKGAEWKKLAFRTACMFPGIVFAIFFVLNAIIWGQKSSGAVPFGTMFALVLMWFGISVPLVFVGGYVGFKKPAIEDPVKTNKIPRQIPEQAWYMNPTFSILIGGILPFGAVFIELFFILTSIWLNQFYYIFGFLFLVFIILLITCAEITIVLCYFQLCSEDYLWWWRSYLTSGSSALYLFLYATFYFFTKLEITKLVSGLLYFGYMLIASYAFFVLTGTIGFYACFWFTRLIYSSVKID, encoded by the exons ATGGAATCTGGATCCAGATCTATGCACCGATTAACTGCCACCATCATATGGCCGATTCTCTTCCTTTTCCTGATCCATGCCGCTCACTGCTTCTACCTCCCCGGTGTTGCCCCCGAGGACTTCCAGAAG GGAGATCCTTTGAAGGTGAAAGTGAACAAATTGACATCTATAAAGACTCAACTTCCTTACTCGTACTATTCGCTTCCTTTTTGTCCACCTGAAAAGATTGTTGACAGTGCAGAGAATCTTGGGGAAGTGCTTCGTGGTGACCGAATTGAAAACTCTCCTTATGTG TTTAAAATGCGAGAGCCACATATGTGTACTGTTCTTTGCCGCATTACACTTGATGCCAAAACTGCAAAGCTATTTAAGGAGAAGATTGATGATGAATATcgagtcaatat GATACTGGATAACCTTCCCCTTGTTGTCCCCATTAGAAGATTAGATCAGGATTCTTCTACTGTTTATCAGCTTGGCTACCATGTTGGGCTCAAAGGGCAATATAGTGGG AGCAAGGAAGAAAAATATTTCATTCACAACCATTTAGCATTTACTGTCAAATATCATAGGGATCCGCAAACTGACTCTGCTAGAATTGTGGGTTTTGAGGTTAAACCATACAG TATTAAACATGAATATGAGGGGAAATGGAATGAAAAAAGTCGTTTAACAACATGCGACCCCCATAATAAACGCACAGTTGTTAATTCTAACACTCCTCAAGAAGTTGAAGCAAAAAAGGAGATAATATTCACCTATGATGTTGAATACCAG GAGAGTGATGTGAAGTGGGCATCTAG GTATAACGAACTTGAGACTCAGGAAGAAGCCCAAGAAGAGACAGGATGGAAGCTTGTCCATGGGGATGTTTTCAGGCCTCCATCTAATTCTGATCTACTCTGTGTCTATGTTGGCACCGGTGTTCAATTTTTGGGCATGGTACTTGTTACCATGATCTTTGCCGTTTTTGGATTTCTTTCCCCTTCAAACCGAGGTGGTCTGATGACAGCTATGCTTTTACTTTGGGTCTTCATGGGCATTTTTGCGGGCTATGCTTCTGCACGTCTGTACAAAATGTTTAAAGGAGCAGAATGGAAGAAATTAGCTTTTAGGACTGCGTGCATGTTCCCAGGCATTGTCTTTGCCATCTTCTTTGTCTTAAATGCAATTATATGGGGCCAGAAGTCTTCTGGGGCCGTGCCTTTTGGGACAATGTTTGCTCTGGTCCTCATGTGGTTCGGAATTTCAGTTCCACTTGTTTTTGTGGGTGGTTATGTTGGGTTCAAGAAGCCAGCAATTGAGGATCCTGTGAAGACGAACAAAATCCCAAGGCAGATCCCAGAGCAAGCTTGGTATATGAACCCGACTTTTTCTATTCTGATCGGAGGAATTCTTCCATTCGGAGCTGTTTTCATCGAGCTGTTCTTCATTCTCACCTCAATCTGGCTGAACCAGTTCTACTACATCTTTGGTTTCCTGTTCTTGGTATTCATTATCCTCCTTATCACTTGTGCTGAAATAACCATTGTGCTTTGCTACTTCCAATTATGCAGTGAGGATTATCTGTGGTGGTGGAGATCATATCTCACATCCGGCTCTTCGGCTTTGTACCTATTCCTCTACGCTACATTCTATTTCTTCACAAAGCTTGAGATCACTAAGCTGGTTTCGGGGCTCCTGTACTTTGGGTACATGCTAATCGCTTCGTATGCATTTTTTGTGCTAACGGGCACCATCGGATTTTATGCGTGCTTTTGGTTCACAAGACTTATCTACTCATCTGTCAAGATTGATTAG